One stretch of Bremerella cremea DNA includes these proteins:
- a CDS encoding DUF58 domain-containing protein: protein MSITREGTYYFLVFLFILAGAIVRSRIQLLMLLACMLLGPLLYNAWVVYRSLRYLKFSRKVPHLLSCGEAFFVELTVKNSGRNSTYAVVIEDQLVQTAGVDPEPAQKVEIFFAKVAKQSEAMLSYKAIIRKRGKYEIGPLTASTAFPLGLMRNARPDTVVSTVVVMPRLGSMMPAWRRLIQQEQTGFSSSKRQHGLLEGDFYGLREWRSGDPKQWIHWRSSAKQGELVVRQFEKQNQQDFVLLVDAWVPEEPTQEQKDRAERIISMAATAVRDLAGVGGCHLQLICCGAKLETIIGTVSQAYVVQAMHDLAIQVPTSKHPISETLRETLKTSKSGSRIVMLTTRDIDLTDTELFSRIWNDPKLRTDLGRVRTISAGRDEDAQFFHLPKAKQTEVLEEER from the coding sequence GTGTCGATTACCCGCGAAGGAACCTATTATTTCCTGGTCTTTCTGTTCATTCTCGCCGGAGCAATTGTTCGTAGCCGAATTCAATTGCTGATGTTACTGGCTTGCATGTTGTTGGGGCCTTTGCTTTACAACGCCTGGGTGGTCTATCGCAGTTTGCGGTACTTGAAGTTCTCGCGCAAGGTTCCTCACTTGCTTTCGTGCGGCGAAGCTTTCTTTGTGGAACTGACGGTCAAGAACAGCGGGCGGAACTCGACCTATGCCGTTGTGATTGAAGATCAACTTGTGCAAACAGCTGGGGTCGATCCTGAGCCTGCTCAGAAGGTCGAAATCTTTTTCGCCAAGGTCGCCAAACAAAGCGAGGCCATGCTCTCGTACAAGGCGATCATCCGAAAGCGGGGAAAGTATGAAATTGGTCCCCTGACAGCATCCACGGCCTTTCCTTTAGGGCTGATGCGAAACGCCCGTCCTGATACGGTTGTCTCGACGGTAGTGGTCATGCCTCGTTTGGGATCGATGATGCCAGCTTGGCGGCGGTTGATTCAACAAGAGCAAACCGGCTTCTCTTCTTCGAAGCGACAACATGGTTTGCTCGAAGGCGATTTCTATGGCCTCAGAGAATGGCGTTCCGGCGATCCGAAACAATGGATTCACTGGCGATCGAGTGCCAAGCAAGGGGAGCTTGTCGTTCGTCAATTTGAAAAACAAAACCAGCAAGACTTCGTGCTCTTGGTAGATGCTTGGGTGCCGGAAGAGCCAACCCAGGAACAAAAAGATCGAGCCGAACGCATCATTAGCATGGCAGCAACGGCTGTCCGTGATTTAGCTGGCGTCGGTGGTTGCCACCTGCAGCTCATTTGTTGTGGAGCGAAGCTGGAAACCATTATCGGAACGGTATCCCAGGCTTATGTCGTCCAAGCGATGCACGACTTAGCCATTCAAGTTCCGACCAGCAAGCATCCCATTAGCGAGACCTTACGCGAGACACTCAAGACGTCGAAATCTGGTTCTCGTATTGTCATGTTGACGACCAGAGACATCGACCTGACAGACACCGAACTTTTCTCACGAATTTGGAACGACCCGAAGTTGCGTACCGACCTAGGTCGTGTACGAACCATTTCGGCCGG
- a CDS encoding AAA family ATPase produces the protein MPAELLSLVSELESNINQVVVGKADVVRKCLVALLAGEHILLEDVPGVGKTLVGKALARSLSGHFCRLQFTPDLLPSDIVGSNIFNAKTNEFVYHSGPIFSNVVIADEINRSSPRTQSALLEAMSDQQVSVDGETHNLPSPFMVIATQNPFEFEGTYPLPESQLDRFLMRISMGYPDRSAERVILESHRNGEPVNELSPVVTCEQIVQLQDSVRKIEVSEAISEYLLDIIDGTRTSDDLEVGASTRAGLSLFRAAQSVALLEGRDFVVPDDVKQLAVPVLAHRVIPKGFLHAGQREAVESMVGRIVDEISIPV, from the coding sequence ATGCCAGCCGAGCTCCTTAGTCTTGTTTCCGAGTTAGAATCGAATATCAATCAGGTGGTAGTGGGAAAGGCGGATGTGGTGCGTAAGTGCCTCGTTGCGCTTCTCGCTGGCGAGCATATCTTGCTGGAAGACGTTCCTGGTGTCGGTAAGACACTTGTCGGTAAGGCCTTGGCTCGTAGTTTGTCGGGGCACTTCTGTCGCCTGCAATTTACGCCAGACCTTCTGCCAAGCGACATCGTCGGATCGAACATCTTCAACGCGAAGACCAATGAGTTCGTTTACCATTCAGGGCCGATTTTCTCGAATGTTGTGATCGCCGACGAAATCAATCGTTCGTCACCCCGAACGCAAAGTGCCTTGTTGGAAGCGATGAGCGATCAACAAGTTTCGGTCGATGGCGAAACGCATAACTTGCCAAGCCCTTTCATGGTGATCGCCACGCAGAACCCGTTCGAGTTCGAAGGAACCTATCCTCTTCCGGAAAGCCAACTGGACCGTTTCTTAATGCGGATTTCGATGGGCTACCCTGATCGCTCTGCCGAACGGGTTATTCTCGAATCACACCGTAACGGCGAGCCGGTGAATGAATTGTCGCCGGTGGTCACATGCGAGCAGATTGTGCAGCTGCAAGATAGTGTCCGCAAGATTGAAGTCAGCGAAGCGATCAGCGAATATTTGCTTGATATTATCGATGGCACCCGAACCAGCGACGACTTGGAAGTCGGAGCCAGTACGCGGGCAGGACTTAGCCTGTTTCGTGCTGCCCAAAGCGTGGCCTTGTTAGAAGGTCGCGATTTTGTGGTGCCTGATGATGTCAAGCAATTGGCGGTTCCTGTGTTAGCGCACCGCGTGATTCCTAAGGGCTTTCTGCACGCAGGTCAGCGTGAAGCGGTGGAATCGATGGTGGGACGGATCGTAGACGAGATCTCGATTCCCGTGTAA
- a CDS encoding GNAT family N-acetyltransferase yields the protein MAKVIEINDIHALGAYRYSWNQLFAQTSHATFFQTLNWLETYWQFYGDNKKLRVLIAQVGGQVIGILPLVEQTESTHAGSVRVLTYPLAAWGPFFGPIGGQPTATLYTCLQYLAGTSRTWDMLDFRWVETEIDRGRTFSAMRCQAFTPVILPGKPSYAIELPTDFENYLASRTPKFRAAIRRAVRKAEQDGVVAERYRPVSDRQSPIPPNETLYEECVQLAKRTWQGSSSTGTTISHEQTAAYFHECFIQAARLRMIDLMTLRYQDRLVAFSYNFHHQGRVLGIRMGYEPDCKHHSPGVALMGMQIRDSIERGDQLFDLGSDYPEIKAPWINRTLESQRICHYSGFSVLANVLRWGHWLKYRRAHAAV from the coding sequence ATGGCAAAAGTCATAGAGATCAACGATATCCACGCATTAGGTGCATACCGTTATTCCTGGAATCAACTCTTCGCGCAAACCTCGCATGCCACTTTTTTCCAAACCCTGAATTGGCTAGAAACCTACTGGCAATTCTATGGCGATAATAAAAAGCTGCGGGTGCTGATCGCGCAAGTCGGTGGGCAGGTAATTGGCATTCTACCCTTGGTAGAACAAACCGAATCAACCCATGCAGGCTCGGTCCGTGTTCTGACGTATCCATTGGCTGCTTGGGGGCCATTTTTTGGACCGATTGGCGGCCAGCCCACGGCCACGCTTTATACGTGCCTGCAATATCTTGCTGGCACTTCTCGGACTTGGGACATGCTCGATTTTCGTTGGGTCGAAACGGAAATCGATCGTGGCCGGACTTTTTCGGCCATGCGATGCCAGGCGTTCACCCCCGTGATCCTACCGGGGAAACCAAGTTACGCGATTGAGCTTCCTACCGATTTCGAGAATTACTTAGCCAGCCGAACTCCCAAATTTCGTGCGGCGATTCGTCGAGCAGTTCGGAAAGCGGAACAAGACGGAGTTGTGGCAGAACGTTATCGCCCTGTAAGCGACCGCCAGAGCCCCATTCCACCGAATGAAACTCTGTACGAAGAATGCGTGCAGCTTGCGAAACGGACATGGCAAGGAAGTTCGTCTACCGGCACAACCATCTCGCACGAGCAGACCGCTGCCTATTTTCATGAATGCTTTATCCAAGCCGCGCGGCTTCGGATGATCGATTTAATGACGCTGCGCTATCAAGACCGCCTCGTCGCGTTTAGCTATAACTTTCACCACCAGGGTCGCGTGCTTGGCATTCGGATGGGATACGAACCAGATTGCAAACATCATAGCCCTGGCGTCGCGTTGATGGGCATGCAAATACGTGATTCGATCGAACGGGGAGACCAACTGTTCGATTTAGGTAGCGATTATCCCGAGATCAAAGCCCCCTGGATCAACCGTACCCTGGAGTCGCAACGGATCTGTCATTACTCCGGCTTCTCGGTTTTAGCCAATGTCCTGCGGTGGGGACATTGGCTAAAGTATCGCCGAGCCCATGCGGCCGTCTAA
- a CDS encoding CHAT domain-containing protein, translated as MPLASSRYLFILILAVLTSLATFTDVRAQGRGRTVPPDIYYAGFPAFYEGDYVGAAEAFTAANGNAIRSTEGLWVDSICYSTMLGECYYQMGNNAKAMESYNKALLIFVENSNWMLRISTESLGAVNATTSDLRTGVTWGASSRNTFIGSFPDVYPMLQGNTPAQNQQVARNGGVLMSQQIFPVRGGEVARCIALAIFRRQEILGSVSEHDALTRSVAGILQRRAAPPNHWLGVLVDVQNGLALAAIGKTDEAVQTLQRSLAVAGQFDHPLTSLALLQLGRIALEQQNLNAAQTYFLEASYAAAGFQQYAQVEDALDGLTHCSMITSPGQMPKGLIELSKWGQLRNLDAIKAKLALALAEANIYMDNIPAASASLETARRTMARRSMSQGRIGVRYGYLSALISFQSGNASAGSSSLAAAINANRAISTRLFQTQLTNQLFVANTITERAAQTLFDELLREPTDADWISDPFETLTVLLTPNAAAMENWFNTSVIRKQPELSLELSDRIRRMRFFSTLPLGGRLLALRWVLESPDTALDTKAKLQRQELLTKFPNLKVLQEEAAKLKGELAQIAVQPEDKEAYAKQRGLLEKMVAVSDQYELQLSAIALRRTPSEFLFPPLKTTAQIRDQLDDTQLVLSFFSTSRGVHAFLFTKKDYLTWTLDNPRETKSKVTSLLKQIGLVKRDAPVQGKVLTDPEWKTTSEELLKLLIPSLKPGFWANYTELVVIPDDALWYVPFEALHTDDGLGAGHMVPLTDLIPIRYAPTTSLAVPQKSARPRPQNTAIVVGRLFSGEDAAVTQNHFDRVEGAFVNPGRIDRPTAGPSSMLAKSWDQMVVIDDSEDANRGEFWNWSPAQADRGKTGSDLAAWLRSPLGGPEVIYLPGFHSGAEDALKGSLSGNDLFITSLGMMATGSETVVLSRWHSAGSASMAIVEGIGKRLASMSASTAWQEAMANVRQMPLDLKLEPRLKGVDPSTVPTLDYPYFWADMMLIDTGIRPRTE; from the coding sequence ATGCCATTGGCTAGCAGCCGCTATCTATTCATTCTTATCCTCGCAGTTTTGACTAGCTTGGCTACCTTTACGGATGTGCGCGCACAAGGTCGTGGAAGAACTGTCCCGCCCGATATCTATTATGCGGGATTTCCTGCGTTCTACGAAGGAGATTACGTCGGAGCCGCTGAAGCGTTCACGGCGGCAAATGGCAATGCGATCCGCTCGACAGAGGGGTTGTGGGTCGATTCGATTTGCTATTCCACCATGCTGGGGGAATGCTACTACCAAATGGGCAACAACGCCAAAGCGATGGAAAGCTATAACAAGGCGCTGCTGATCTTCGTTGAGAACTCGAATTGGATGCTGCGGATCTCGACCGAGAGCCTTGGTGCGGTGAACGCGACGACCAGTGATCTACGGACCGGGGTTACTTGGGGAGCTTCGAGTCGAAATACCTTCATTGGTTCCTTTCCTGATGTCTATCCGATGCTCCAGGGGAACACGCCTGCTCAGAATCAACAGGTTGCCCGTAATGGTGGTGTTTTGATGTCGCAGCAGATTTTCCCCGTGCGAGGTGGCGAGGTCGCTCGTTGTATTGCACTGGCCATTTTTCGGCGACAAGAGATCTTGGGCTCGGTCAGTGAACATGATGCGTTAACCCGAAGCGTCGCAGGTATCTTGCAGCGTCGCGCCGCTCCCCCGAATCATTGGCTGGGCGTGTTGGTCGATGTGCAAAACGGACTTGCCCTGGCTGCGATTGGCAAAACAGACGAGGCGGTACAGACCCTTCAACGCAGCCTGGCTGTTGCTGGCCAGTTTGATCATCCGTTGACTTCCTTGGCGCTGTTGCAGTTAGGGCGTATCGCTTTGGAACAGCAAAACTTGAATGCCGCCCAAACCTATTTCTTGGAAGCCAGTTACGCTGCGGCTGGGTTTCAGCAGTACGCCCAGGTCGAAGATGCTTTAGATGGACTAACGCATTGCAGCATGATTACCAGCCCTGGGCAAATGCCGAAGGGGCTGATCGAATTAAGTAAGTGGGGACAACTTCGCAATCTCGATGCGATTAAAGCAAAGCTGGCGTTGGCATTAGCAGAGGCCAACATTTACATGGATAACATCCCGGCCGCGTCCGCATCGTTGGAAACGGCTCGCAGAACGATGGCCCGACGTTCGATGAGCCAAGGACGCATTGGGGTGCGCTATGGTTATTTGTCGGCGTTGATTTCCTTTCAATCAGGAAATGCGTCGGCTGGCTCTAGTAGCTTGGCTGCGGCGATCAACGCCAACCGTGCCATTTCGACGCGTCTCTTTCAGACGCAACTGACGAATCAGTTGTTTGTTGCCAATACCATCACGGAGCGCGCGGCGCAGACTCTTTTCGACGAGCTATTACGAGAGCCAACCGATGCGGATTGGATTTCCGATCCGTTTGAAACGTTGACCGTTTTACTGACGCCCAACGCCGCCGCAATGGAAAATTGGTTCAACACGTCGGTCATTCGGAAGCAACCAGAGCTGTCCTTAGAACTCTCTGATCGCATTCGGCGGATGCGTTTCTTTTCGACGCTGCCGTTAGGTGGCCGTCTGCTGGCGCTGCGGTGGGTGTTGGAATCGCCTGACACGGCGCTCGATACCAAGGCCAAATTGCAGCGGCAGGAACTGCTGACCAAGTTTCCTAATTTGAAAGTGTTGCAAGAGGAAGCGGCGAAGTTAAAGGGAGAACTCGCACAAATTGCGGTTCAACCCGAGGATAAGGAAGCGTATGCCAAGCAGCGTGGATTGCTGGAAAAAATGGTTGCCGTTTCCGATCAATACGAATTGCAACTTAGCGCGATTGCTTTGCGAAGAACCCCAAGCGAGTTTCTGTTTCCGCCACTGAAAACCACCGCACAGATTCGCGATCAGCTTGATGATACCCAATTGGTACTCTCTTTCTTCTCGACCTCACGCGGGGTCCATGCTTTCTTATTCACGAAGAAAGATTACCTAACCTGGACGCTTGATAACCCTCGTGAAACCAAGTCGAAAGTGACTAGCCTGCTCAAGCAGATCGGCTTAGTGAAGCGAGACGCACCGGTCCAAGGCAAAGTCTTGACCGACCCCGAGTGGAAGACCACATCGGAAGAATTGCTCAAGCTGCTGATTCCGAGCCTCAAGCCTGGCTTCTGGGCAAATTATACGGAGCTGGTCGTCATCCCCGACGACGCGCTGTGGTATGTGCCGTTCGAGGCTTTGCATACCGACGATGGCCTTGGGGCAGGACACATGGTGCCTCTTACCGACCTGATTCCAATTCGTTATGCCCCGACGACCAGCCTAGCGGTACCGCAAAAGTCGGCCAGACCCCGTCCCCAAAACACGGCCATTGTCGTCGGGCGACTGTTTTCAGGCGAGGACGCTGCCGTGACTCAGAATCACTTCGATCGTGTCGAAGGCGCGTTTGTGAATCCTGGCCGGATCGACCGTCCCACTGCAGGGCCTTCCAGTATGCTCGCTAAATCGTGGGATCAAATGGTCGTGATCGATGACAGCGAGGACGCCAATCGAGGCGAGTTCTGGAATTGGTCCCCCGCCCAAGCCGATCGGGGAAAAACTGGTAGCGATTTGGCAGCGTGGCTACGATCTCCGCTAGGAGGTCCCGAAGTCATCTATCTACCAGGCTTCCATTCCGGTGCCGAAGATGCTCTCAAGGGAAGTCTGAGCGGGAATGATCTCTTTATCACATCGTTGGGAATGATGGCCACCGGTTCCGAGACGGTTGTACTCAGTCGTTGGCACTCGGCAGGTTCCGCCAGCATGGCCATTGTGGAAGGGATCGGTAAGCGTTTAGCAAGCATGTCCGCCAGCACAGCTTGGCAAGAGGCGATGGCCAACGTTCGTCAAATGCCGCTAGATCTCAAGCTGGAACCACGCCTCAAGGGAGTCGATCCCTCAACCGTGCCAACGCTCGATTATCCCTATTTTTGGGCAGACATGATGTTGATCGATACGGGCATTCGCCCTCGTACCGAATAA
- a CDS encoding transglutaminase-like domain-containing protein — MPRSIFALRIRKLFVLLALLCPGSLWAQFDNVQPEEAKSEAVLGTSKTTKYQVGVKIQAVGGPCAGLVATIPVPADWPEQTVRLASEEISPEVQRVAYRMVEGTVKEMMISVPRLNPGETAVALITVEVERRSASPPTDTSGLKIPKRMPLALRRYLGASPYIESRHGEIRSEAKKLTRDVEDDWKKVETIYDWVRENVTFTSTKPTNAITALRTKTGDFEDVTGLFVGMCRAIDVPARMVWIPNSAYAEFYLEDAEGVGHWYPCRLAGARAFGEMPDHPPIIQKGDNFRLPDRKDPVRFVNEKLSGKAVRGGGKPRVEFVREVLGG; from the coding sequence ATGCCGCGCTCAATCTTCGCTCTTCGTATCCGTAAACTCTTTGTCCTGTTGGCCCTGCTCTGCCCTGGCAGTTTGTGGGCCCAGTTCGACAATGTCCAGCCAGAAGAAGCCAAATCAGAGGCCGTGCTGGGAACCTCGAAAACAACCAAGTACCAAGTCGGCGTCAAAATCCAAGCCGTTGGCGGTCCTTGTGCCGGTTTAGTGGCAACCATTCCCGTTCCGGCAGACTGGCCCGAGCAAACCGTGCGGCTGGCCAGTGAAGAGATCTCGCCCGAAGTCCAGCGGGTTGCCTACCGAATGGTCGAAGGAACCGTCAAAGAGATGATGATCTCAGTTCCGCGGCTTAATCCAGGTGAAACCGCCGTGGCCTTAATTACGGTGGAAGTAGAACGCCGCTCGGCTTCTCCTCCGACAGATACCTCTGGTTTGAAGATCCCTAAACGCATGCCACTGGCGTTACGGCGCTATCTCGGCGCAAGCCCTTACATCGAATCGCGCCACGGCGAAATCCGCTCTGAAGCCAAAAAATTGACGCGTGATGTCGAGGATGACTGGAAAAAAGTGGAAACGATTTACGACTGGGTCCGCGAAAACGTCACGTTCACTTCAACCAAACCCACCAACGCCATCACAGCACTTCGCACGAAGACGGGTGATTTTGAAGACGTGACCGGGTTGTTTGTAGGAATGTGTCGTGCGATTGATGTCCCGGCACGCATGGTCTGGATTCCCAATTCCGCCTATGCCGAGTTCTACTTGGAAGACGCGGAAGGCGTCGGCCATTGGTACCCCTGCCGCTTGGCTGGAGCCCGAGCCTTTGGCGAGATGCCCGATCATCCTCCCATTATCCAGAAAGGGGACAACTTCCGCCTACCAGACCGCAAAGATCCGGTTCGCTTTGTGAATGAGAAGTTGAGCGGAAAAGCCGTACGTGGCGGAGGCAAGCCGCGCGTGGAATTCGTGCGTGAGGTGCTCGGTGGTTAA
- a CDS encoding transglutaminase-like domain-containing protein translates to MVKQLCLAVVGTFLVCTSALAQFGAVESQADAETFETGFKLEVFGPTVGVAATFPVPAEWEDQKVKFVEQEVSPSSATVRFVDIDGTRQARVDIPRLAAGDTAQVLLRYEVQRDPIVAPTMPNDLTIPDSRSLDRLQRKFLLPSPLIESRDQQIVETAKSLAMDGGTSWDQVKAYYDFVHQNVTYENGPMKGAVAALNDGRGDCEEMTTLFVALCRAGNVPARTVWVPGHCYPEFLVKTADGADRWVAVEMTNDFPFGQSPEKRPILQKGDNFRLPGNRKSQHYVKQELVIRDYKGTTAPVITWLPPPGKEPPPAQ, encoded by the coding sequence GTGGTTAAGCAGCTTTGTCTGGCAGTCGTTGGCACGTTCTTGGTTTGCACCTCGGCCCTGGCTCAGTTCGGGGCAGTGGAAAGCCAAGCCGATGCCGAGACCTTTGAAACGGGCTTCAAGCTCGAAGTGTTCGGTCCCACGGTGGGCGTCGCGGCGACCTTCCCGGTGCCAGCCGAGTGGGAAGACCAGAAGGTGAAGTTCGTCGAGCAGGAAGTTTCGCCGAGTAGCGCCACGGTTCGCTTTGTCGACATCGACGGAACACGTCAGGCCCGGGTCGACATCCCTCGCTTGGCCGCTGGCGACACGGCTCAGGTTTTGTTGCGATACGAGGTTCAGCGTGATCCGATCGTTGCTCCGACCATGCCTAACGATCTCACAATTCCCGATTCACGCAGTCTTGATCGCCTACAGCGTAAGTTCCTGTTACCAAGCCCCTTGATTGAAAGCCGCGATCAGCAGATCGTCGAAACGGCTAAGTCCCTGGCAATGGATGGGGGAACAAGTTGGGACCAAGTCAAAGCGTACTATGACTTCGTCCACCAAAATGTCACCTATGAAAACGGCCCCATGAAAGGAGCCGTGGCGGCATTGAACGATGGCCGGGGCGACTGCGAGGAAATGACAACCCTGTTCGTGGCCTTATGTCGTGCCGGCAATGTACCGGCTCGCACTGTTTGGGTGCCTGGCCATTGCTATCCAGAGTTTCTCGTCAAAACGGCAGACGGAGCCGATCGCTGGGTCGCCGTCGAAATGACCAACGACTTTCCGTTCGGACAATCGCCAGAGAAACGCCCCATCTTGCAAAAAGGGGATAACTTTCGCCTGCCGGGCAATCGCAAGTCGCAGCACTACGTCAAGCAGGAACTCGTGATTCGCGACTACAAAGGGACAACCGCTCCGGTAATCACCTGGCTGCCTCCTCCTGGCAAAGAACCCCCTCCGGCCCAATAG
- a CDS encoding peroxiredoxin family protein translates to MMLFKWLIGSSLCFLLLAGTQVNAAELKVGDEAPAFTLDGESAEPVKLSDFKGKKLVITFNRANWCPFCMKQVVDLQKHYGDIKAEGAELLIIFREEATGAEGLKKIREKTKATMPLALDLEAEKTGAYSPEGFDTYILDEEGKIVTILHGTKPDRPMGDEILKQLRK, encoded by the coding sequence ATGATGCTATTTAAGTGGTTGATCGGATCAAGTCTTTGTTTCCTGCTGTTGGCTGGCACGCAAGTAAATGCGGCTGAGTTGAAGGTGGGGGATGAAGCCCCTGCGTTTACCTTAGATGGCGAATCTGCCGAGCCTGTTAAGCTATCTGACTTCAAGGGAAAGAAGCTTGTCATCACCTTCAACCGAGCCAACTGGTGCCCGTTTTGCATGAAGCAAGTGGTTGATCTGCAGAAGCACTACGGTGATATCAAAGCGGAAGGGGCTGAACTGCTGATTATCTTCCGAGAGGAAGCGACCGGGGCGGAGGGGCTGAAGAAGATTCGTGAAAAAACGAAAGCCACTATGCCGCTCGCACTCGATCTGGAAGCGGAGAAGACCGGGGCCTATAGCCCAGAAGGATTCGATACCTACATTTTGGACGAAGAGGGAAAGATCGTTACCATTCTGCATGGTACCAAGCCCGATCGTCCGATGGGGGACGAAATCTTGAAGCAACTACGCAAGTAG
- a CDS encoding TlpA family protein disulfide reductase — protein sequence MRVRLLVNHGYWSAAVLAAAGLSFTGCGGGEATPPTVSIEQKNTGESATPAASSPASVEVAAAPRMSAADVNPAQPSTQPPMGTTSPVSAYSQTEAAQPQTQVAQAPAGSADMQVNAAAGQPELPPPMTPAELAAQMDLDNVPNGTPEQLLSYMNDLTAVPFPNNASPQELRRFATRVYSNVLNAGDKLLAAPGATSEQRRAAVQFKFNAYEMLIQILPDQANQIAQERIQFAQGIAATKDPNVARFARLFLFEQMLAQFASGEESLFQPVMEDSKYIIEDPNADIMHFGVAENAAVVFARMGHTENAVAILEMMKKSFTGAKDQALAERATDLDDMILQYRIVGTMMAAANGDESQEDVLVTNIRNWVATKPKDNLEPLQMMSTIEMQMEDYGKMNLARRIAGLMQEFYGNHPDPQVVQSVATSVSNAQKRTGLIAKPFVVEGNTINGVPFDWSQYKGKWVLVDFWATWCPICLEEMEGIKRVYQKYRSKNFEVVSVNLDDDPRARAAFFQANSLPWPTVVSADPDNTGFKDPNAVRCGVEALPFLVFVGPDGTVVEINPRGPRLEELLQSVLNQGSGGVQTLSNPLPGMTQTPAAPAPAANMTPPAGQTPPATADSDVSLKVVR from the coding sequence ATGCGAGTTCGATTGTTGGTCAACCACGGTTACTGGTCGGCTGCTGTGCTGGCAGCCGCTGGATTGTCATTTACAGGATGCGGTGGTGGTGAGGCAACTCCGCCGACCGTTAGTATCGAGCAAAAAAACACCGGCGAATCGGCCACACCAGCCGCTTCTAGCCCCGCTTCGGTTGAGGTTGCTGCTGCCCCGCGAATGAGTGCGGCGGATGTCAACCCAGCACAACCATCGACGCAGCCTCCGATGGGCACGACCTCGCCAGTGTCGGCCTATTCCCAAACAGAAGCCGCCCAGCCTCAAACTCAGGTGGCGCAAGCTCCGGCAGGTAGTGCCGATATGCAGGTCAACGCAGCTGCGGGTCAACCAGAATTGCCGCCTCCGATGACTCCGGCGGAACTTGCCGCCCAGATGGACCTGGATAACGTTCCCAACGGAACGCCAGAACAACTGCTGAGTTACATGAACGACCTAACAGCGGTTCCGTTCCCCAACAATGCTTCGCCGCAAGAGTTGCGTCGGTTTGCGACTCGCGTTTACTCGAACGTGTTGAATGCCGGCGACAAGTTGTTGGCGGCCCCAGGGGCAACCTCGGAACAACGCCGCGCTGCGGTGCAGTTCAAGTTCAACGCCTACGAAATGCTCATTCAAATTTTGCCAGATCAGGCCAATCAAATCGCCCAAGAGCGAATTCAATTTGCTCAAGGCATTGCGGCGACCAAAGATCCGAATGTCGCTCGTTTCGCGCGTTTGTTCCTCTTCGAGCAAATGCTCGCCCAGTTCGCCTCGGGGGAAGAATCGCTTTTCCAGCCGGTGATGGAAGACTCGAAGTACATCATCGAAGATCCCAATGCCGACATCATGCACTTTGGGGTGGCTGAGAATGCTGCGGTTGTTTTTGCCCGCATGGGACACACCGAAAACGCCGTGGCAATCCTAGAGATGATGAAGAAGTCGTTCACCGGTGCGAAAGATCAGGCGCTCGCCGAGCGGGCCACAGACTTGGACGACATGATTCTGCAGTACCGAATTGTGGGCACCATGATGGCTGCCGCCAATGGCGACGAGTCACAAGAAGACGTCCTGGTGACCAACATCCGCAATTGGGTTGCGACCAAACCGAAAGATAACCTCGAACCGCTACAAATGATGTCGACCATCGAAATGCAGATGGAAGACTACGGCAAGATGAACCTAGCTCGGCGGATTGCTGGACTCATGCAAGAGTTCTACGGCAATCACCCAGATCCTCAAGTCGTGCAGTCGGTGGCAACCTCGGTGAGCAATGCCCAAAAGCGTACCGGTTTAATTGCTAAGCCGTTTGTGGTCGAGGGGAACACGATCAACGGTGTCCCGTTCGATTGGAGTCAGTACAAAGGAAAGTGGGTTCTAGTCGATTTCTGGGCGACTTGGTGCCCGATCTGTCTTGAAGAGATGGAAGGGATCAAGCGGGTTTACCAGAAGTACCGTTCCAAGAACTTTGAAGTAGTTAGCGTGAACCTGGATGATGATCCTCGGGCCCGCGCCGCGTTTTTCCAAGCGAACAGCTTGCCTTGGCCTACGGTGGTGAGTGCTGATCCGGACAATACCGGATTCAAAGACCCCAATGCGGTTCGCTGCGGTGTCGAAGCGTTGCCATTTCTGGTCTTCGTTGGTCCGGATGGAACCGTCGTTGAGATCAACCCACGTGGTCCTCGTTTGGAAGAACTGCTGCAAAGTGTCCTGAATCAAGGGTCAGGCGGTGTCCAAACTTTATCGAACCCGCTTCCTGGCATGACGCAAACGCCTGCTGCCCCTGCGCCGGCGGCCAATATGACGCCTCCTGCTGGGCAAACGCCCCCTGCGACTGCCGACTCAGATGTGAGTTTGAAGGTAGTTCGTTAA